A genomic segment from Malus domestica chromosome 05, GDT2T_hap1 encodes:
- the LOC103434859 gene encoding uncharacterized protein At4g18490, which yields MDFNLDGDFGKISYFKMDMPDLDFSSPPRKAAKTKERSEEESSKGNRQGKQDPLNSLLISISKLCIFFSFPYLNYVSDVSVLVPDTFFLGSGLDDFDLDPSLKKSERSSNKNQDSRKEVLSDRRGPQGSKIDLAEDIGTLDGGSERVDPSKIDTSLVVLRKVNSINDNCPSKSRSENLEPPHGPRSPVKVMTKSVEESDQRSHLSEKESATEPYAKPATDDLSGQLVGGVDSNGGTVFEGENDGCLQTDFNTTSSGKEDIDEKMSAGDGPNSEDLPLRDSSPVNVDSSDSKNGDGCKSGSDISTQNTEPKLGSDISTENTESAIDDLDLEDNSNTFVSRKTLLNIKGIKDDQNLTSKLPLSAESSESAVDKVTLANESKSGEFHSKISKRLEEVGSQMCQPSLIGAKSLSSGFNGIDTMRLRPAIEERVVTNAHGAQIGSKLPDTPLLVDKETKAKHVIS from the exons ATGGATTTCAATCTGGATGGTGACTTTGGCAAGATATCGTATTTCAAAATGGACATGCCAGACCTTGATTTCTCAAGCCCGCCCAGAAAAGCTGCAAAAACCAAGGAGAGATCTGAAGAAGAATCTTCCAAAGGAAACCGTCAGGGGAAACAAGACCCTTTAAATTCTCTTTTAATTTCAATTAGTAAGCTCTGTATTTTCTTTTCGTTTCCTTATTTGAATTACGTAAGCGATGTAAGTGTACTTGTACCTGACACTTTCTTTCTTGGAAGTGGGTTGGATGATTTTGATCTTGATCCAAGCTTAAAGAAAAGTGAAAGGAGTTCAAATAAGAATCAAGATAGCAGAAAAGAGGTTCTTTCTGATAGAAGAGGACCTCAAGGCTCTAAAATTGACCTGGCTGAAGATATTGGTACACTTGATGGTGGTTCTGAGAGAGTGGACCCTTCAAAGATTGATACTTCGTTAGTTGTTTTACGAAAGGTTAATTCTATCAATGATAATTGCCCATCAAAATCTAGATCAGAAAATCTGGAACCTCCACATGGTCCAAGGTCTCCAGTAAAAGTAATGACTAAGAGTGTTGAAGAATCAGATCAGCGAAGTCATTTATCTGAGAAGGAGTCGGCCACAGAACCATATGCTAAGCCGGCAACAGATGACTTGTCTGGTCAACTTGTAGGAGGAGTTGATTCAAATGGAGGTACCGTTTTTGAAGGAGAGAATGATGGTTGTCTTCAGACAGATTTTAATACCACTTCAAGTGGAAAAGAAGATATTGATGAGAAAATGTCAGCAGGAGACGGTCCTAATAGTGAAGACTTGCCCTTGAGGGATTCATCACCAGTAAACGTTGATAGTTCAGATAGcaagaatggtgatgggtgtAAGTCAGGCAGTGATATATCTACACAAAACACTGAACCAAAGTTAGGCAGTGATATCTCGACTGAAAACACTGAATCAGCTATAGATGATTTAGATCTTGAAGACAATTCCAATACATTCGTCTCAAGGAAGACGCTGCTTAACATCAAAGGTATCAAGGACGACCAAAATTTGACTTCAAAGCTTCCTTTGTCTGCAGAGAGCAG TGAATCTGCAGTTGATAAAGTTACGCTGGCAAATGAAAGCAAAAGTGGAGAATTCCACTCAAAGATTTCTAAGAGATTGGAGGAAGTTGGATCTCAAATGTGTCAGCCATCATTAATAGGAGCAAAATCTCTCTCATCTGGTTTCAACGGGATTGATACCATGCGTCTACGTCCTGCAATTGAGGAAAG GGTGGTTACTAATGCTCATGGTGCACAAATTGGAAGTAAATTGCCTGATACTCCCCTGTTAGTtgataaagaaacaaaagccAAACATGTAATATCGTGA